A window of Symphalangus syndactylus isolate Jambi chromosome 24, NHGRI_mSymSyn1-v2.1_pri, whole genome shotgun sequence contains these coding sequences:
- the ZGPAT gene encoding zinc finger CCCH-type with G patch domain-containing protein isoform X5: MDEESLGSALQTYRAQLQQVELALGAGLDSSEQADLRQLQGDLKELIELTEASLVSVRKSRLLAALDEERPGRQEDAEYQALREAITEAVEAPAAAPGSGSETVPKAEAGPESTAGGQEEEEGEDEEELSGTKVSAPYYSSWGTLEYHNAMVVGTEEAEDGSAGVRVLYLYPTHKSLKPCPFFLEGKCRFKENCRFSHGQVVSLDELRPFQDPDLSSLQAGSACLAKHQDGLWHAARITDVDNGYYTVKFDSLLLREAVVEGDGILPPLRTEATGSDSDSDGAGDSSYARVVGSDAVDSGTCSSAFAGWEVHTRGIGSRLLTKMGYEFGKGLGRHAEGRVEPIHAVVLPRGKSLDQCLETLQKQTRVGKAGTNKPPRCRGRGARPGGRPPPRNVFDFLNEKLQGQAPGALEAGAAPAGRRSKDMYHASKSAKRALSLRLFQTEEKIEQTQRDIRSIQEALTRNAGRHSVASAQLQEKLAGAQRQLGQLRAQEAGLQQEQRKADTHKKMTEF, from the exons ATGGACGAGGAGAGCCTGGGGTCGGCCTTGCAGACCTACCGTGCGCAGCTGcagcaggtggagctggccctgGGCGCCGGCCTGGATTCGTCTGAGCAGGCGGACCTGCGCCAGCTGCAGGGGGACCTGAAGGAGCTCATCGAGCTCACCGAGGCCAGCCTGGTGTCTGTCAGGAAGAGCAGGTTGCTGGCCGCGCTGGACGAAGAGCGCCCAGGCCGCCAGGAAGATGCTGAGTACCAGGCTTTGCGGGAGGCCATCACTGAGGCGGTGGAGGCACCAGCAGCGGCCCCTGGGTCCGGATCAGAGACCGTTCCTAAAGCAGAGGCGGGGCCAGAATCTACGGCAGgtgggcaggaggaggaagagggagaggacgAGGAAGAGCTGAGTGGGACAAAGGTGAGCGCGCCCTACTACAGCTCCTGGGGCACTCTGGAGTATCACAACGCCATGGTGGTGGGAACGGAAGAGGCGGAGGATGGCTCGGCGGGTGTCCGTGTGCTTTACCTGTACCCCACTCACAAGTCTCTGAAGCCGTGCCCGTTCTTCCTGGAGGGAAAGTGCCGCTTTAAGGAGAACTGCAG GTTCTCCCATGGGCAGGTGGTCTCTCTGGATGAGCTGCGCCCCTTCCAGGACCCAGACCTGAGCTCCCTGCAGGCCGGCTCTGCGTGTCTGGCCAAGCACCAGGATGGCCTCTGGCACGCAGCACGCATCACCG ATGTGGACAACGGCTACTACACAGTCAAGTTTGACTCGCTGCTGCTGAGGGAGGCCGTGGTGGAGGGGGACGGCATCCTGCCCCCACTGCGCACAGAGGCTACAGGGTCCGACTCAGACAGCGACGGTGCAGGTGACTCCAGCTATGCCAGAG TGGTGGGGTCAGACGCTGTGGACTCTGGGACCTGCAGCTCTGCCTTTGCTGGCTGGGAGGTGCACACTCGAGGCATAGGCTCCAGACTCCTCACCAAGATGGGCTATGAGTTTGGCAAGG GTTTGGGCCGACACGCAGAAGGCCGGGTGGAGCCCATCCATGCTGTAGTGTTGCCTCGAGGGAAGTCGCTGGACCAGTGCTTGGAGACCCTGCAGAAGCAGACCAGGGTTGGCAAAGCTGGCACCAACAAGCCCCCCAGGTGCCGGGGAAGAGGGGCCAGGCCCGGGGGCCGCCCACCCCCTCGGAATGTGTTTGACTTCCTCAATGAAAAGCTGCAAGGCCAGGCTCCTGGGGCCCTAGAGGCTGGGGCGGCCCCAGCGGGGAGAAGGAGCAAGGACATGTACCATGCCAGCAAGAGTGCCAAGCGGGCCCTGAGCCTGCGGCTCTTCCAGACCGAGGAGAAGATCGAGCAAACCCAGCGGGACATCAGGAGCATCCAGGAGGCTCTCACCCGCAACGCTGGTCG GCATAGCGTGGCATCGGCCCAGCTGCAGGAGAAGCTGGCAGGAGCCCAGCGCCAGCTGGGGCAGCTCCGGGCTCAGGAAGCCGGCCTGCAGCAGGAGCAGAGGAAGGCAGACACCCACAAGAAGATGACTGAGTTCTAG
- the ZGPAT gene encoding zinc finger CCCH-type with G patch domain-containing protein isoform X4 codes for MDEESLGSALQTYRAQLQQVELALGAGLDSSEQADLRQLQGDLKELIELTEASLVSVRKSRLLAALDEERPGRQEDAEYQALREAITEAVEAPAAAPGSGSETVPKAEAGPESTAGGQEEEEGEDEEELSGTKVSAPYYSSWGTLEYHNAMVVGTEEAEDGSAGVRVLYLYPTHKSLKPCPFFLEGKCRFKENCRFSHGQVVSLDELRPFQDPDLSSLQAGSACLAKHQDGLWHAARITDVDNGYYTVKFDSLLLREAVVEGDGILPPLRTEATGSDSDSDGAGDSSYARGTAAAAQPRSQEVVGSDAVDSGTCSSAFAGWEVHTRGIGSRLLTKMGYEFGKGLGRHAEGRVEPIHAVVLPRGKSLDQCLETLQKQTRVGKAGTNKPPRCRGRGARPGGRPPPRNVFDFLNEKLQGQAPGALEAGAAPAGRRSKDMYHASKSAKRALSLRLFQTEEKIEQTQRDIRSIQEALTRNAGRHSVASAQLQEKLAGAQRQLGQLRAQEAGLQQEQRKADTHKKMTEF; via the exons ATGGACGAGGAGAGCCTGGGGTCGGCCTTGCAGACCTACCGTGCGCAGCTGcagcaggtggagctggccctgGGCGCCGGCCTGGATTCGTCTGAGCAGGCGGACCTGCGCCAGCTGCAGGGGGACCTGAAGGAGCTCATCGAGCTCACCGAGGCCAGCCTGGTGTCTGTCAGGAAGAGCAGGTTGCTGGCCGCGCTGGACGAAGAGCGCCCAGGCCGCCAGGAAGATGCTGAGTACCAGGCTTTGCGGGAGGCCATCACTGAGGCGGTGGAGGCACCAGCAGCGGCCCCTGGGTCCGGATCAGAGACCGTTCCTAAAGCAGAGGCGGGGCCAGAATCTACGGCAGgtgggcaggaggaggaagagggagaggacgAGGAAGAGCTGAGTGGGACAAAGGTGAGCGCGCCCTACTACAGCTCCTGGGGCACTCTGGAGTATCACAACGCCATGGTGGTGGGAACGGAAGAGGCGGAGGATGGCTCGGCGGGTGTCCGTGTGCTTTACCTGTACCCCACTCACAAGTCTCTGAAGCCGTGCCCGTTCTTCCTGGAGGGAAAGTGCCGCTTTAAGGAGAACTGCAG GTTCTCCCATGGGCAGGTGGTCTCTCTGGATGAGCTGCGCCCCTTCCAGGACCCAGACCTGAGCTCCCTGCAGGCCGGCTCTGCGTGTCTGGCCAAGCACCAGGATGGCCTCTGGCACGCAGCACGCATCACCG ATGTGGACAACGGCTACTACACAGTCAAGTTTGACTCGCTGCTGCTGAGGGAGGCCGTGGTGGAGGGGGACGGCATCCTGCCCCCACTGCGCACAGAGGCTACAGGGTCCGACTCAGACAGCGACGGTGCAGGTGACTCCAGCTATGCCAGAGGTACGGCAGCAGCTGCACAGCCCAGGAGCCAGGAAG TGGTGGGGTCAGACGCTGTGGACTCTGGGACCTGCAGCTCTGCCTTTGCTGGCTGGGAGGTGCACACTCGAGGCATAGGCTCCAGACTCCTCACCAAGATGGGCTATGAGTTTGGCAAGG GTTTGGGCCGACACGCAGAAGGCCGGGTGGAGCCCATCCATGCTGTAGTGTTGCCTCGAGGGAAGTCGCTGGACCAGTGCTTGGAGACCCTGCAGAAGCAGACCAGGGTTGGCAAAGCTGGCACCAACAAGCCCCCCAGGTGCCGGGGAAGAGGGGCCAGGCCCGGGGGCCGCCCACCCCCTCGGAATGTGTTTGACTTCCTCAATGAAAAGCTGCAAGGCCAGGCTCCTGGGGCCCTAGAGGCTGGGGCGGCCCCAGCGGGGAGAAGGAGCAAGGACATGTACCATGCCAGCAAGAGTGCCAAGCGGGCCCTGAGCCTGCGGCTCTTCCAGACCGAGGAGAAGATCGAGCAAACCCAGCGGGACATCAGGAGCATCCAGGAGGCTCTCACCCGCAACGCTGGTCG GCATAGCGTGGCATCGGCCCAGCTGCAGGAGAAGCTGGCAGGAGCCCAGCGCCAGCTGGGGCAGCTCCGGGCTCAGGAAGCCGGCCTGCAGCAGGAGCAGAGGAAGGCAGACACCCACAAGAAGATGACTGAGTTCTAG
- the ZGPAT gene encoding zinc finger CCCH-type with G patch domain-containing protein isoform X1 encodes MDEESLGSALQTYRAQLQQVELALGAGLDSSEQADLRQLQGDLKELIELTEASLVSVRKSRLLAALDEERPGRQEDAEYQALREAITEAVEAPAAAPGSGSETVPKAEAGPESTAGGQEEEEGEDEEELSGTKVSAPYYSSWGTLEYHNAMVVGTEEAEDGSAGVRVLYLYPTHKSLKPCPFFLEGKCRFKENCRFSHGQVVSLDELRPFQDPDLSSLQAGSACLAKHQDGLWHAARITDVDNGYYTVKFDSLLLREAVVEGDGILPPLRTEATGSDSDSDGAGDSSYARVVGSDAVDSAESSALCPSLAVVGSDAVDSAESSALCPSLAVVGSDAVDSGTCSSAFAGWEVHTRGIGSRLLTKMGYEFGKGLGRHAEGRVEPIHAVVLPRGKSLDQCLETLQKQTRVGKAGTNKPPRCRGRGARPGGRPPPRNVFDFLNEKLQGQAPGALEAGAAPAGRRSKDMYHASKSAKRALSLRLFQTEEKIEQTQRDIRSIQEALTRNAGRHSVASAQLQEKLAGAQRQLGQLRAQEAGLQQEQRKADTHKKMTEF; translated from the exons ATGGACGAGGAGAGCCTGGGGTCGGCCTTGCAGACCTACCGTGCGCAGCTGcagcaggtggagctggccctgGGCGCCGGCCTGGATTCGTCTGAGCAGGCGGACCTGCGCCAGCTGCAGGGGGACCTGAAGGAGCTCATCGAGCTCACCGAGGCCAGCCTGGTGTCTGTCAGGAAGAGCAGGTTGCTGGCCGCGCTGGACGAAGAGCGCCCAGGCCGCCAGGAAGATGCTGAGTACCAGGCTTTGCGGGAGGCCATCACTGAGGCGGTGGAGGCACCAGCAGCGGCCCCTGGGTCCGGATCAGAGACCGTTCCTAAAGCAGAGGCGGGGCCAGAATCTACGGCAGgtgggcaggaggaggaagagggagaggacgAGGAAGAGCTGAGTGGGACAAAGGTGAGCGCGCCCTACTACAGCTCCTGGGGCACTCTGGAGTATCACAACGCCATGGTGGTGGGAACGGAAGAGGCGGAGGATGGCTCGGCGGGTGTCCGTGTGCTTTACCTGTACCCCACTCACAAGTCTCTGAAGCCGTGCCCGTTCTTCCTGGAGGGAAAGTGCCGCTTTAAGGAGAACTGCAG GTTCTCCCATGGGCAGGTGGTCTCTCTGGATGAGCTGCGCCCCTTCCAGGACCCAGACCTGAGCTCCCTGCAGGCCGGCTCTGCGTGTCTGGCCAAGCACCAGGATGGCCTCTGGCACGCAGCACGCATCACCG ATGTGGACAACGGCTACTACACAGTCAAGTTTGACTCGCTGCTGCTGAGGGAGGCCGTGGTGGAGGGGGACGGCATCCTGCCCCCACTGCGCACAGAGGCTACAGGGTCCGACTCAGACAGCGACGGTGCAGGTGACTCCAGCTATGCCAGAG TGGTGGGGTCGGACGCTGtggactctgcagagtcctctGCCCTCTGTCCGTCTCTTGCAGTGGTGGGGTCAGACGCTGtggactctgcagagtcctctGCCCTCTGTCCGTCTCTTGCAGTGGTGGGGTCAGACGCTGTGGACTCTGGGACCTGCAGCTCTGCCTTTGCTGGCTGGGAGGTGCACACTCGAGGCATAGGCTCCAGACTCCTCACCAAGATGGGCTATGAGTTTGGCAAGG GTTTGGGCCGACACGCAGAAGGCCGGGTGGAGCCCATCCATGCTGTAGTGTTGCCTCGAGGGAAGTCGCTGGACCAGTGCTTGGAGACCCTGCAGAAGCAGACCAGGGTTGGCAAAGCTGGCACCAACAAGCCCCCCAGGTGCCGGGGAAGAGGGGCCAGGCCCGGGGGCCGCCCACCCCCTCGGAATGTGTTTGACTTCCTCAATGAAAAGCTGCAAGGCCAGGCTCCTGGGGCCCTAGAGGCTGGGGCGGCCCCAGCGGGGAGAAGGAGCAAGGACATGTACCATGCCAGCAAGAGTGCCAAGCGGGCCCTGAGCCTGCGGCTCTTCCAGACCGAGGAGAAGATCGAGCAAACCCAGCGGGACATCAGGAGCATCCAGGAGGCTCTCACCCGCAACGCTGGTCG GCATAGCGTGGCATCGGCCCAGCTGCAGGAGAAGCTGGCAGGAGCCCAGCGCCAGCTGGGGCAGCTCCGGGCTCAGGAAGCCGGCCTGCAGCAGGAGCAGAGGAAGGCAGACACCCACAAGAAGATGACTGAGTTCTAG
- the ZGPAT gene encoding zinc finger CCCH-type with G patch domain-containing protein isoform X3: MDEESLGSALQTYRAQLQQVELALGAGLDSSEQADLRQLQGDLKELIELTEASLVSVRKSRLLAALDEERPGRQEDAEYQALREAITEAVEAPAAAPGSGSETVPKAEAGPESTAGGQEEEEGEDEEELSGTKVSAPYYSSWGTLEYHNAMVVGTEEAEDGSAGVRVLYLYPTHKSLKPCPFFLEGKCRFKENCRFSHGQVVSLDELRPFQDPDLSSLQAGSACLAKHQDGLWHAARITDVDNGYYTVKFDSLLLREAVVEGDGILPPLRTEATGSDSDSDGAGDSSYARVVGSDAVDSAESSALCPSLAVVGSDAVDSGTCSSAFAGWEVHTRGIGSRLLTKMGYEFGKGLGRHAEGRVEPIHAVVLPRGKSLDQCLETLQKQTRVGKAGTNKPPRCRGRGARPGGRPPPRNVFDFLNEKLQGQAPGALEAGAAPAGRRSKDMYHASKSAKRALSLRLFQTEEKIEQTQRDIRSIQEALTRNAGRHSVASAQLQEKLAGAQRQLGQLRAQEAGLQQEQRKADTHKKMTEF; the protein is encoded by the exons ATGGACGAGGAGAGCCTGGGGTCGGCCTTGCAGACCTACCGTGCGCAGCTGcagcaggtggagctggccctgGGCGCCGGCCTGGATTCGTCTGAGCAGGCGGACCTGCGCCAGCTGCAGGGGGACCTGAAGGAGCTCATCGAGCTCACCGAGGCCAGCCTGGTGTCTGTCAGGAAGAGCAGGTTGCTGGCCGCGCTGGACGAAGAGCGCCCAGGCCGCCAGGAAGATGCTGAGTACCAGGCTTTGCGGGAGGCCATCACTGAGGCGGTGGAGGCACCAGCAGCGGCCCCTGGGTCCGGATCAGAGACCGTTCCTAAAGCAGAGGCGGGGCCAGAATCTACGGCAGgtgggcaggaggaggaagagggagaggacgAGGAAGAGCTGAGTGGGACAAAGGTGAGCGCGCCCTACTACAGCTCCTGGGGCACTCTGGAGTATCACAACGCCATGGTGGTGGGAACGGAAGAGGCGGAGGATGGCTCGGCGGGTGTCCGTGTGCTTTACCTGTACCCCACTCACAAGTCTCTGAAGCCGTGCCCGTTCTTCCTGGAGGGAAAGTGCCGCTTTAAGGAGAACTGCAG GTTCTCCCATGGGCAGGTGGTCTCTCTGGATGAGCTGCGCCCCTTCCAGGACCCAGACCTGAGCTCCCTGCAGGCCGGCTCTGCGTGTCTGGCCAAGCACCAGGATGGCCTCTGGCACGCAGCACGCATCACCG ATGTGGACAACGGCTACTACACAGTCAAGTTTGACTCGCTGCTGCTGAGGGAGGCCGTGGTGGAGGGGGACGGCATCCTGCCCCCACTGCGCACAGAGGCTACAGGGTCCGACTCAGACAGCGACGGTGCAGGTGACTCCAGCTATGCCAGAG TGGTGGGGTCAGACGCTGtggactctgcagagtcctctGCCCTCTGTCCGTCTCTTGCAGTGGTGGGGTCAGACGCTGTGGACTCTGGGACCTGCAGCTCTGCCTTTGCTGGCTGGGAGGTGCACACTCGAGGCATAGGCTCCAGACTCCTCACCAAGATGGGCTATGAGTTTGGCAAGG GTTTGGGCCGACACGCAGAAGGCCGGGTGGAGCCCATCCATGCTGTAGTGTTGCCTCGAGGGAAGTCGCTGGACCAGTGCTTGGAGACCCTGCAGAAGCAGACCAGGGTTGGCAAAGCTGGCACCAACAAGCCCCCCAGGTGCCGGGGAAGAGGGGCCAGGCCCGGGGGCCGCCCACCCCCTCGGAATGTGTTTGACTTCCTCAATGAAAAGCTGCAAGGCCAGGCTCCTGGGGCCCTAGAGGCTGGGGCGGCCCCAGCGGGGAGAAGGAGCAAGGACATGTACCATGCCAGCAAGAGTGCCAAGCGGGCCCTGAGCCTGCGGCTCTTCCAGACCGAGGAGAAGATCGAGCAAACCCAGCGGGACATCAGGAGCATCCAGGAGGCTCTCACCCGCAACGCTGGTCG GCATAGCGTGGCATCGGCCCAGCTGCAGGAGAAGCTGGCAGGAGCCCAGCGCCAGCTGGGGCAGCTCCGGGCTCAGGAAGCCGGCCTGCAGCAGGAGCAGAGGAAGGCAGACACCCACAAGAAGATGACTGAGTTCTAG
- the ZGPAT gene encoding zinc finger CCCH-type with G patch domain-containing protein isoform X2: MDEESLGSALQTYRAQLQQVELALGAGLDSSEQADLRQLQGDLKELIELTEASLVSVRKSRLLAALDEERPGRQEDAEYQALREAITEAVEAPAAAPGSGSETVPKAEAGPESTAGGQEEEEGEDEEELSGTKVSAPYYSSWGTLEYHNAMVVGTEEAEDGSAGVRVLYLYPTHKSLKPCPFFLEGKCRFKENCRFSHGQVVSLDELRPFQDPDLSSLQAGSACLAKHQDGLWHAARITDVDNGYYTVKFDSLLLREAVVEGDGILPPLRTEATGSDSDSDGAGDSSYARGTAAAAQPRSQEVVGSDAVDSAESSALCPSLAVVGSDAVDSGTCSSAFAGWEVHTRGIGSRLLTKMGYEFGKGLGRHAEGRVEPIHAVVLPRGKSLDQCLETLQKQTRVGKAGTNKPPRCRGRGARPGGRPPPRNVFDFLNEKLQGQAPGALEAGAAPAGRRSKDMYHASKSAKRALSLRLFQTEEKIEQTQRDIRSIQEALTRNAGRHSVASAQLQEKLAGAQRQLGQLRAQEAGLQQEQRKADTHKKMTEF, from the exons ATGGACGAGGAGAGCCTGGGGTCGGCCTTGCAGACCTACCGTGCGCAGCTGcagcaggtggagctggccctgGGCGCCGGCCTGGATTCGTCTGAGCAGGCGGACCTGCGCCAGCTGCAGGGGGACCTGAAGGAGCTCATCGAGCTCACCGAGGCCAGCCTGGTGTCTGTCAGGAAGAGCAGGTTGCTGGCCGCGCTGGACGAAGAGCGCCCAGGCCGCCAGGAAGATGCTGAGTACCAGGCTTTGCGGGAGGCCATCACTGAGGCGGTGGAGGCACCAGCAGCGGCCCCTGGGTCCGGATCAGAGACCGTTCCTAAAGCAGAGGCGGGGCCAGAATCTACGGCAGgtgggcaggaggaggaagagggagaggacgAGGAAGAGCTGAGTGGGACAAAGGTGAGCGCGCCCTACTACAGCTCCTGGGGCACTCTGGAGTATCACAACGCCATGGTGGTGGGAACGGAAGAGGCGGAGGATGGCTCGGCGGGTGTCCGTGTGCTTTACCTGTACCCCACTCACAAGTCTCTGAAGCCGTGCCCGTTCTTCCTGGAGGGAAAGTGCCGCTTTAAGGAGAACTGCAG GTTCTCCCATGGGCAGGTGGTCTCTCTGGATGAGCTGCGCCCCTTCCAGGACCCAGACCTGAGCTCCCTGCAGGCCGGCTCTGCGTGTCTGGCCAAGCACCAGGATGGCCTCTGGCACGCAGCACGCATCACCG ATGTGGACAACGGCTACTACACAGTCAAGTTTGACTCGCTGCTGCTGAGGGAGGCCGTGGTGGAGGGGGACGGCATCCTGCCCCCACTGCGCACAGAGGCTACAGGGTCCGACTCAGACAGCGACGGTGCAGGTGACTCCAGCTATGCCAGAGGTACGGCAGCAGCTGCACAGCCCAGGAGCCAGGAAG TGGTGGGGTCAGACGCTGtggactctgcagagtcctctGCCCTCTGTCCGTCTCTTGCAGTGGTGGGGTCAGACGCTGTGGACTCTGGGACCTGCAGCTCTGCCTTTGCTGGCTGGGAGGTGCACACTCGAGGCATAGGCTCCAGACTCCTCACCAAGATGGGCTATGAGTTTGGCAAGG GTTTGGGCCGACACGCAGAAGGCCGGGTGGAGCCCATCCATGCTGTAGTGTTGCCTCGAGGGAAGTCGCTGGACCAGTGCTTGGAGACCCTGCAGAAGCAGACCAGGGTTGGCAAAGCTGGCACCAACAAGCCCCCCAGGTGCCGGGGAAGAGGGGCCAGGCCCGGGGGCCGCCCACCCCCTCGGAATGTGTTTGACTTCCTCAATGAAAAGCTGCAAGGCCAGGCTCCTGGGGCCCTAGAGGCTGGGGCGGCCCCAGCGGGGAGAAGGAGCAAGGACATGTACCATGCCAGCAAGAGTGCCAAGCGGGCCCTGAGCCTGCGGCTCTTCCAGACCGAGGAGAAGATCGAGCAAACCCAGCGGGACATCAGGAGCATCCAGGAGGCTCTCACCCGCAACGCTGGTCG GCATAGCGTGGCATCGGCCCAGCTGCAGGAGAAGCTGGCAGGAGCCCAGCGCCAGCTGGGGCAGCTCCGGGCTCAGGAAGCCGGCCTGCAGCAGGAGCAGAGGAAGGCAGACACCCACAAGAAGATGACTGAGTTCTAG
- the ARFRP1 gene encoding ADP-ribosylation factor-related protein 1 isoform X1 yields MYTLLSGLYKYMFQKDEYCILILGLDNAGKTTFLEQSKTRFNKNYKGMSPSKITTTVGLNIGTVDVGKARLMFWDLGGQEELQSLWDKYYAECHGVIYVIDSTDEERLAESKQVFEKVVTSEALCGVPVLVLANKQDVETCLSIPDIKTAFSDCTSKIGRRDCLTQACSALTGKGVREGIEWMVKCVVRNVHRPPRQRDIT; encoded by the exons ATGTACACGCTGCTGTCGGGCTTGTACAAGTACATGTTTCAGAAGGACGAGTACTGCATCCTGATCCTGGGCCTGGACAATGCTGGGAAGACG ACCTTCCTGGAGCAGTCGAAAACCCGATTTAACAAGAACTACAAGGGGATGAGTCCATCCAAAATCACCACCACCGTGGGTCTAAACA TCGGCACTGTGGATGTGGGAAAGGCCCGGCTCATGTTCTGGGACTTAGGAGGGCAGGAAGAGCTGCAGTCTTTGTGGGACAAG TATTACGCAGAGTGTCACGGCGTCATCTACGTCATCGACTCCACCGATGAAGAGAGGCTGGCCGAGTCCAAGCAGGTGTTCG AGAAGGTGGTGACCAGCGAGGCGCTGTGCGGTGTCCCTGTCTTGGTGCTGGCCAACAAGCAGGATGTGGAG ACATGCCTCTCGATCCCTGACATCAAGACGGCCTTCAGCGACTGCACCAGCAAGATCGGCAGGCGGGACTGCCTGACCCAGGCCTGCTCGGCCCTCACAGG CAAAGGGGTGCGTGAGGGCATCGAGTGGATGGTGAAGTGTGTCGTGCGGAATGTGCACCGGCCGCCGCGGCAGAGGGACATCACGTAG
- the ARFRP1 gene encoding ADP-ribosylation factor-related protein 1 isoform X2: protein MYTLLSGLYKYMFQKDEYCILILGLDNAGKTTFLEQSKTRFNKNYKGMSPSKITTTVGLNIGTVDVGKARLMFWDLGGQEELQSLWDKYYAECHGVIYVIDSTDEERLAESKQVFEGGDQRGAVRCPCLGAGQQAGCGDMPLDP from the exons ATGTACACGCTGCTGTCGGGCTTGTACAAGTACATGTTTCAGAAGGACGAGTACTGCATCCTGATCCTGGGCCTGGACAATGCTGGGAAGACG ACCTTCCTGGAGCAGTCGAAAACCCGATTTAACAAGAACTACAAGGGGATGAGTCCATCCAAAATCACCACCACCGTGGGTCTAAACA TCGGCACTGTGGATGTGGGAAAGGCCCGGCTCATGTTCTGGGACTTAGGAGGGCAGGAAGAGCTGCAGTCTTTGTGGGACAAG TATTACGCAGAGTGTCACGGCGTCATCTACGTCATCGACTCCACCGATGAAGAGAGGCTGGCCGAGTCCAAGCAGGTGTTCG AAGGTGGTGACCAGCGAGGCGCTGTGCGGTGTCCCTGTCTTGGTGCTGGCCAACAAGCAGGATGTGGAG ACATGCCTCTCGATCCCTGA